In Brassica napus cultivar Da-Ae chromosome A3, Da-Ae, whole genome shotgun sequence, the sequence ATGCGGTTCAAAGGTACATATTTTCATAACCAGCCGAGCTATTGCTTATATTCTTTCCGTCGAATGGGAGGAACTGATATACGATTTTCACAGGTGGAGTTTAGGACTGTGATGAGTACCAACAGAGAGTTACAGTTTTCAGTTGAGGTAATCTGGACACCTTTCGATCTTTCGTAGTTTGTTAGTTAGTAAGTCCCTTTGTCTAATTCTAACTTATTActctctaaaaaataaaaatattgttactTGATGTTAATGATGCATAGGTTTTGTTCACGGGGGAGAAGATTGGCATTGGGATGGCAAAAACTAAAAAGGAAGCACATCAACAAGCGGCTGAGAATGCTCTTCGGAGCTTGGCTGGTAAAAATTACCACTGGGGTGGATTTTTCGTCCTTTTTGAACTGTGGATCTGTCATAACCATTTGATCAAGTCCCGAGATTGTTATTTTAAGTCAAATCTGGTGTGTGTTgcttttctgcagaaaaatatGTTGCTTATGTCTCACCTATTGCTGGAGAAACAGAGAAAGGTTCCAAAAATGAAAATGGGTTTTTGTGGGAAAACAATGAAGCTATAGGGAACGAAGggcttgaagaagaagaagccaccTGAAGAAAACATTTCTGAGTTGTCAGTTTTCTCTGCAATGGGGAAATTTAGGTGATGGTCTTAACAACAACTACGGAGAAAAATGtgggggaagaagaagtgtaaGTTAAATATTCCTTAACCAAATGGAAAGAGCTATATAGATCAGTGGTTTCTTTCCTTTTTATCACACTATTTTCTGTTAAAAAAAGTCCCAAATAAGGGTGTTATATCATGTTAGATATAATCATTTCCCCCTAATCTTGTTTTTAAGAGCAGTGTGTGGAGTTGCAAAAGGGAAGCGCTCCAATGATAACATAATTAGGCAAGATTGTGCATATAAAAACTCTGGAGAAAATAAAAGTTCTCCTAAACGTACGGCGTCGGTAACTGCGAAGGCCTTCCTTGAGATCACCAAAAGTCTTTAACTAATAAACCACATTATTAAATTTACAAGCATTTTGAATTCCAGAAACTGAGACTCGTATCGTAATCATGGCCATCCTCATTATGCAAGAAattggaatttaaaaaaaaaactaacaatcATTTGATAATCATGATCACTAGTTTGTGACGCCAAAAGTATACATGGAGAATTGGAACGAGTTGCTGTTTCCATTATTATAGAATTGAAGGACCAAAGTCAGCAACCTGATGCATCCTGTGTACTTAACATAAACACGCCATTCTCTTATTATCTGTAACTTCTCTAAAACCGTTTTgataatacatatatacaagAACAAGTTACAGAACACGCTTCCATCTATTCTCAGTTCTCAGAGAAACAAATGCAAAGTTGAACAGAGAAGAAGGTAGCCTAACTTTTTTGGACTGATCTTGTCTGAAACTAAGAGAGAATCATCTTCTTTGATGCTCTTTTGCCAATAAAATGTAAACGCACTCCAAAACTTGGGCAGAGTGTATTTAGAAAAGACCAAAGTTGCTTAGAAGCTTGTAAAGCTTTCTGCGTCCCCATTGGATGTCTTTCTCTAATAGCACATGCGGCGTTCCAAGCAACGCCTCTGTCTCTAACCCCTGCTGCTGCTGCTCTTCCTCTGCTGCATTGTAATTCATCTTCTCTTCACCTTTCACTGCTTCTTGCTCTGATTTCTCAAATAATGTAACcgcttttattttctctttatcattCCTTTCTCTTTTGATTCCTTGCTTCTTATCTACCTGCATGAAAACAGTTTCTCCATATATTACATTAAGCAATAAGGGCATTTAAGGCCTAATATCATAATTCTGGAAGATAATTCAACGATCTCAGATAAGCGCACATTCGGTAAAATTTAATCCAATACCGTGGAACTAGCTAGATTCAAAAAATAGTTAAGGTAACTTTTTAGCAACAGTATACACTGTAAGGACAGATTTATTCTACACTGAAGACATGTCTCAGAGCATCAATCTGCGAAGGTTTCATCACCATGCCGCGTGCTCTAAGGGGGCAGGGCATTTCTATTCGTTGTGTTGGAAAAGAAGCCTAGGGTAAAGAAAAACAGGAACCaatgaaacttcaaactttACCTCTGGGAATGTTTCGGCTTTACCTTCATTAATAACTTCAACTGACACTTGAGTTATGGGTCCACTCACTTCTTCACTGTCCAAGTCAGACGGAGGAAACAATCCAGGGACCAAAACTGGACTTTCTTCCTCACTAAACATGGCTTCTTCGATCACATTTCCATCCTGACAAGCAGACAGAGCTCCACTCGAGTTTTCCTCCGGTTCATCATCACTTACGtatccttcattctctacaattACTACCGAAGAGATTTGTTGTACAGCATCAAGCACTTCAACCTCCTCTTCTGCACCATTTGATGAAGCATCGGTCAGAAGCGTCACGCTTTGATTTGGATGCGTGACATTATCAGCAACTAAGGGCATATCCAAGATAAAAGAAGACTGCTGCTCCTCCTCTTGATCGAATGGCACAAAATCTTCCTCCCTCATCATTTGGAGATCAGCATTTTCCCAGTCCTCACATATTCTTATAGTCTTGCTAGTCTCCCAGGTTTCAATAGCACGGTTTGGACCTGGTTGCCACAAGATCTCCCCTGTCTGTGCCTTGAGTATGAACTTGAATTCAACCAATCTTCCAACAGGCAGATCCTAAGTTGTAGTTGTAGAAAAGGAAACCACATCATCGGAGTAAGTCTCCTCTTACTGAGAATGTCAAAAAGCAAGTAGTAGACATACCAGATCTAGTGTCCAAACATGGCCATCAGACCAGTTCAGAGGTAAGGCATTTTCAGGATCCCAAAGACCACCGCCAAAGACAGGATGGTCACCAAGGATGAAGAAATGTTCCCCAAAGACACACTCTTTCCGCAGCTGGAACCTTACACGAACCGTTCTTCCAGGGGCtgcaaatataataaaaaaagtagATGATGAATCAATCAATCCACGAATGTTGCCAATAAAACTAGGAAGAATTAAAA encodes:
- the LOC106427380 gene encoding uncharacterized protein LOC106427380 isoform X2, which encodes MHGHCHVGLLCFTYAPHTIQTNEEDRLSLKKMMIGGTLTSSSSSSSSTAKIILEAFPAEMFRRGGASAEIFPRKTSHLKLLRVDSVHGRILKPIPLRSSSIKANIEEEEDAETEASPGRTVRVRFQLRKECVFGEHFFILGDHPVFGGGLWDPENALPLNWSDGHVWTLDLDLPVGRLVEFKFILKAQTGEILWQPGPNRAIETWETSKTIRICEDWENADLQMMREEDFVPFDQEEEQQSSFILDMPLVADNVTHPNQSVTLLTDASSNGAEEEVEVLDAVQQISSVVIVENEGYVSDDEPEENSSGALSACQDGNVIEEAMFSEEESPVLVPGLFPPSDLDSEEVSGPITQVSVEVINEGR
- the LOC106427380 gene encoding uncharacterized protein LOC106427380 isoform X1, with translation MMIGGTLTSSSSSSSSTAKIILEAFPAEMFRRGGASAEIFPRKTSHLKLLRVDSVHGRILKPIPLRSSSIKANIEEEEDAETEASPGRTVRVRFQLRKECVFGEHFFILGDHPVFGGGLWDPENALPLNWSDGHVWTLDLDLPVGRLVEFKFILKAQTGEILWQPGPNRAIETWETSKTIRICEDWENADLQMMREEDFVPFDQEEEQQSSFILDMPLVADNVTHPNQSVTLLTDASSNGAEEEVEVLDAVQQISSVVIVENEGYVSDDEPEENSSGALSACQDGNVIEEAMFSEEESPVLVPGLFPPSDLDSEEVSGPITQVSVEVINEGKAETFPEVDKKQGIKRERNDKEKIKAVTLFEKSEQEAVKGEEKMNYNAAEEEQQQQGLETEALLGTPHVLLEKDIQWGRRKLYKLLSNFGLF